The proteins below come from a single Acaryochloris sp. CCMEE 5410 genomic window:
- a CDS encoding cupin domain-containing protein produces MPHLVKASTIQESPEQHFQHPLNSNAVRHTKSIGDWVGLERLGVHLVRVEPGRDTTQFHYHHQEEEFVYVLSGKGIAEIGNASYEVGPGDFMGFTAPSQPHSLSNPFDQDLVYLMGGERRSVDICDYPKLQQRLIRSGEDRQLYNCDDLQQFRI; encoded by the coding sequence ATGCCTCACTTAGTCAAAGCCTCCACGATTCAAGAGTCCCCCGAACAACATTTTCAACATCCTTTAAACTCTAATGCGGTACGACACACTAAATCGATTGGGGACTGGGTGGGACTTGAACGGCTGGGAGTTCATCTGGTTAGAGTAGAGCCGGGTCGGGACACCACGCAGTTTCACTACCATCATCAAGAAGAAGAATTTGTTTATGTCCTTTCGGGAAAAGGGATTGCCGAGATTGGCAATGCTTCATATGAAGTTGGTCCAGGCGACTTTATGGGATTTACAGCACCTTCCCAGCCCCATAGCTTGTCTAATCCTTTTGACCAAGACTTGGTCTATTTGATGGGGGGAGAACGACGCTCTGTCGATATCTGTGACTATCCCAAATTGCAGCAGCGGTTAATTCGTAGCGGTGAAGACCGTCAACTCTACAACTGTGATGATCTGCAGCAATTTAGGATCTAA